CACGCGAACCCGGCCCGGTAGGCGGGGCCCAGGCCCCCCTTCTCGGGGCGGCGGAGGACGTCGACCTGGCCCAGCTCGGCGCCGACCGCCTCGGCCAGGTCCGCGGTGCCGTCCGGGCTGTTGTCGTCGACCACCAGGACGTGGGCCTCGGGGACCGACGCCCGGACGCGGCCCACCACGTCGGCGACGTTCTCGGCTTCGTCGTAGGTCGGGATGACCACCAGGACCGACACGGCCAGAGACACTAGGAGCAGGGTGCGCAGGGGCGGCACATGCCCCCCGCCCCGGGTGGGGGGCCGGGCGGCGCCACCGCTACCGTCCCGGGGGTGAGCTCCGACCGCCCCCGCCCCCCGAGCGGCTCCCCGGCCGGCCGGCCCGACGGCGGTGCGCTGCCGTCGGCGGCGCCGTCGACCGCGGCCCGCGTCCTCGCCGTGGGGGCCATCGTCGTGGCCGGCGTGTGCGGGGGGCTGATCGGCTTCGGGATCGTCGACCTCAGCGTGTCGGGCCAGGAGGGTGCCCCGACCACCGGGGGCGGCGGCGTCGGCCCCGCCCTGGGGGCCCTCGTCGGGGCGGTGCTGGCCGCCGGCGGCGTGGCCGTGGTGGCCGTGCTCGTCCTGCGGGCCATGACCGAGTGGCGCCGGGTCGAGGACGAGGCCCGGGCCGCGGGCCGGGAGCCGCCCCGGCGCGACCCCCGGGCCCGCCGGAGCTGAGCGGGGTGGCCGACCCCGAGCACCTGGCCTGGCGCGACCTGGCCGTGGCCGTGGCCCGCGCCGGCGCCGAGCGGATCCGGGCCCGGGCCGGGGCCGCCGACCTCCGCGTCGACACCAAGAGCACGGAGACCGACCCGGTCACCGAGGTCGACCGGGAGGTCGAGGCCATGGTCGTCGAGTCCCTGCTCGCGGCCCGGCCCGACGACGGCGTGGTCGGCGAGGAGGGCGCCGACCGGGCCGGCACCAGCGGCGTGCGCTGGCTGGTCGACCCCATCGACGGCACCGTCAACTTCCTCTACGGCATCCCCGGCTGCAACGTGTCCGTGGCCGCCGAGGCCGGCGGGCAGGTGGTCGCGGCGGCGGTCGTCGACCCCCTCCACGGCGACGTCTTCGCCGCCGCCCGGGGCCACGGGGCCACCCGGAACGGCCACGCCCTGCGGGCCACCTCGGCCTCCGACCCGGCCCGGTCCCTGGTGGGCACCGGCTTCGGCTACGACCCCGAGCGCCGGCGCCGCCAGGCCGAGGTCCTGGTCCGGGTCCTGCCCCAGGTGCGCGACGTCCGCCGGCTGGGCGCGGCGGCGGTGGACCTGTGCTGGGTCGCCTGCGGCCGCCTCGACGGCTACTACGAGACCGGCCTGCAGGCCTGGGACTGGGCCGCCGGCGGGCTGGTGGCCGAGGAGGCGGGGGCCCGGGTGGGCACCGTCGGCGACGTGCCCCTCCCCGACGGGCTCCCCGGCGCCTGCATCGTGGCCGCCGCCCCGGACCTGTTCGACCCGCTGCGCGCCCTGGTGGCGGCGGCCGGCGCAGCCGAGGTGTGACCGCCGCACCGGTGCCCGGGCGGGGTGCGCGACGCCGCCGCGCGCCATGAGGCACGATGCAGGGGTGGCGACCCGCATCCTCACCGTCGAAGACGACGAGCGCATCCGCACCGCGGTGAAGCTGGCCCTCGAGGACGAGGGCTGGAAGGTCGACGAGGCCGGCACCGGGGAGGACGCCCTCGAGCTCTTCGCCCAGGCCCCCGCCGACGTGGTGCTCATCGACATCATGCTGCCCGGCGTCGACGGCTTCGAGGTGTGCCGGTCGATCCGGCGCACGAGCGACGTGCCCATCATCATGGTCACCGCCCGCGACGACACCCACGACATCGTGGCCGGCCTCGAGGCCGGCGCCGACGACTACCTCACCAAGCCCTTCGCCCCCAAGGAGCTCTCCGCCCGCATCCGGGCCATGCTCCGCCGGGTCCGCACCTCGGACTCGGGGGCCACCCACCTCCGGTTCGGCGACCTCGAGATCATCCCCGAGGAGGGCGTCGTCCGGCGCGAGGACGAGGAGGTGCACCTCACCAAGACCGAGTTCCGCCTCCTCCTCGAGCTGGCCAACAGCCCGGGTCGGGTGCTGTCGCGGGAGGTGCTCCTCGAGCGGGTGTGGGGCCACGGGTACTTCGCCGACGGCCGGCTCGTCGACGTCCACGTCCGGCGCCTGCGCACCAAGGTCGAGGCCGACCCCGCCAACCCCCGCCACGTCGTGACGGTGCGCGGCCTGGGCTACAAGCTGCAGACCTAGGGCCGTGCACTTCACCTCCGGGTCGGGCGGCCCGACCGCGGCCACCGTCGACGAGGACGGCGTGGCCCCGCCGCGGCCGACCCGCCTGGGTCGGCGCCGGCTGCTCACGCCCACCCGGCTCGGGCTGCGGGCCCGCATCACCTTCGCCTTCGCCGCCACCGCGGCGATCCTCTCGGCCCTGATGGCCGGGACCACCTGGGGCCTGGCCCGGGAGAACCTGATCAACCAGCGGGAGGCGGCCGCCATCAGCCAGGCCACCTCGAACTCGGCGCGCATGGCGCTGCGGGTCGACGCCGGTGCCGGCCAGGAGGAGCTGAACCAGGCCCTCCAGTCCTTCCCCACCTCGGCCCCCAGCTCCCGCCCCTCGGTCGAGCTGGCCGACGGCACCACCGCCGCCCTCCAGACCACCTTCGGGCCGTCGGTGGTGCCCACGGACGTGAAGGCGGCCACCAGCGCCGGCGAGTCGGTCCGGATGCTCACCACCGCCATCAACGGCGAGCCCGAGCTGGTGGTGGCCATCCCCATCAGCGACGGCCGGGCCACCTACTTCGAGATCGTCTCCTTCGCCGAGCTGCAGGACACCCTCGAGTCCCTCGGCATCTCCCTGTTCGGCGCGTCGGTGGTCACCACCCTGGTGGGTGGCACCCTCGGCTACTGGCTGAGCCGCCGCACCCTGCGCCCCCTCGCCAACGTGGGCCTGGCCGCCGAGGCCATCGCCGGCGGCCGGCTCGACACCCGTCTGGAGGGCACCGAGGACCCCGACCTCAACGTGTTGGTCAGCTCGTTCAACCACATGGCCCAGGCCCTGGAGGACCGCATCGACCGCGACGGCCGCTTCGCCTCCGACGTCAGCCACGAGCTCCGCAGCCCCCTCATGACCCTCGCCGCCTCGGTGTCGGTGCTGGCGTCGCGGCGCGAGGAGATGCCCGACGACGCCTCCCGCTCCGCGCTCGACCTGATGACGGCCGACGTGTCCCGCTTCCAGCAGCTGGTCGACGACCTGCTGGAGATCTCCCGCTTCGACGCCGGGGTGGCCCGCCTGTCGCTCGAGGAGGTGTCGCTGCCGGAGCTGGTCCGCCAGGTGGTCGCCCAGCGCCGGGGCACCCGTGCCGACCTCGTCATCGACCTCGACCCGGGCATGGACGAGCTCGTGGTCCGGGCCGACAAGCGGCGCCTGGTGCGGACCCTCGACAACCTCCTCGGCAACGCCGAGGCCTACGGCGGCGGGGCCTGCCGGGTGGCGGTCGAGGCCGAGGACGACGTGGTCCGCCTGGTGGTGGAGGACGACGGGCCCGGCGTGCCGGTCGAGGACCGGGGCCGCATCTTCGAGCGCTTCTCGCGGGGCGGCGGGGCGGGCCGGCGCAGCACCTCGGGCGAGGGTGTCGGCCTCGGGCTCTCGCTGGTCGCCGAGCACGCCCGCCTCCACGGCGGCCGGGCGTGGGTCGAGGACCGCGCCGGCGACGCCCCCGGCGCCCGCTTCGTCGTCCAGCTCCCGGTGGCCCGCGCATGATCTCCCCCCTCCCCCTCCGCCGTGGTGCCGTCGCGGCGCTGCTCGCCCTGCTCGTGGCCCTCCTCGCCGGCGGGTGCGGGGTGCCCACCGACGACGAGCCCCGGGCCATCACCGCCGAGAGCACCACCACCCAGCCTCCCCCGGACTCGTCCCGGCCCACGGGCAACACCACCACCATCTACCTGAGCACCCCGTCGGACTCCCCCACCGAGGAGGTCACCCCCCTCGTGGCCGTGACCCGCAACCTCGACGCCCCGCCCACGCCCAGCGAGACGCTCGCCACCCTCTTCGACGGGCCCACCGAGGAGGAGCAGCAGCGGGGCCTGGTCAGCCTCATCCCCCCCGACACCGGCCTCGAGGAGATCGAGCTCGACAGCGGCGGCCGCCTGACCCTCGACCTCACCATGGAGTGGAGCCTGCTCCAGGGCCCCGACGAGCTGGTCGCCTACGCCCAGGTGGTGCTCACCGCCACGGACCTGCCCGAGGTCAACAGCGTCCGCTTCCAGGTGGAGGGCGAGCCCATCGCCGAGGTCCCGACCGACGACGAGCCCAAGACCCAGGTCACCGGGGACGACTACCGCGAGCTCGACCCCAGCGTCTGACCGGCGGCCCGGGCCTCAGGCCAGGCCCAGCACCCCGGGCAGGTCGAGCCGACGCAGCTTGCCGGTGGGCGTGAGGGGCAGGGCGTCGACCCGGTGGGCCTCCTTGGGCCGCTTGTGGGGCGCCAGGTGGGCGGCGGCGTGGGCCAGCACCTCGTCGGGGGCGGCGGTGCCGG
Above is a window of Iamia majanohamensis DNA encoding:
- a CDS encoding inositol monophosphatase family protein; protein product: MADPEHLAWRDLAVAVARAGAERIRARAGAADLRVDTKSTETDPVTEVDREVEAMVVESLLAARPDDGVVGEEGADRAGTSGVRWLVDPIDGTVNFLYGIPGCNVSVAAEAGGQVVAAAVVDPLHGDVFAAARGHGATRNGHALRATSASDPARSLVGTGFGYDPERRRRQAEVLVRVLPQVRDVRRLGAAAVDLCWVACGRLDGYYETGLQAWDWAAGGLVAEEAGARVGTVGDVPLPDGLPGACIVAAAPDLFDPLRALVAAAGAAEV
- a CDS encoding response regulator transcription factor, which translates into the protein MATRILTVEDDERIRTAVKLALEDEGWKVDEAGTGEDALELFAQAPADVVLIDIMLPGVDGFEVCRSIRRTSDVPIIMVTARDDTHDIVAGLEAGADDYLTKPFAPKELSARIRAMLRRVRTSDSGATHLRFGDLEIIPEEGVVRREDEEVHLTKTEFRLLLELANSPGRVLSREVLLERVWGHGYFADGRLVDVHVRRLRTKVEADPANPRHVVTVRGLGYKLQT
- a CDS encoding HAMP domain-containing sensor histidine kinase — protein: MHFTSGSGGPTAATVDEDGVAPPRPTRLGRRRLLTPTRLGLRARITFAFAATAAILSALMAGTTWGLARENLINQREAAAISQATSNSARMALRVDAGAGQEELNQALQSFPTSAPSSRPSVELADGTTAALQTTFGPSVVPTDVKAATSAGESVRMLTTAINGEPELVVAIPISDGRATYFEIVSFAELQDTLESLGISLFGASVVTTLVGGTLGYWLSRRTLRPLANVGLAAEAIAGGRLDTRLEGTEDPDLNVLVSSFNHMAQALEDRIDRDGRFASDVSHELRSPLMTLAASVSVLASRREEMPDDASRSALDLMTADVSRFQQLVDDLLEISRFDAGVARLSLEEVSLPELVRQVVAQRRGTRADLVIDLDPGMDELVVRADKRRLVRTLDNLLGNAEAYGGGACRVAVEAEDDVVRLVVEDDGPGVPVEDRGRIFERFSRGGGAGRRSTSGEGVGLGLSLVAEHARLHGGRAWVEDRAGDAPGARFVVQLPVARA
- a CDS encoding GerMN domain-containing protein: MISPLPLRRGAVAALLALLVALLAGGCGVPTDDEPRAITAESTTTQPPPDSSRPTGNTTTIYLSTPSDSPTEEVTPLVAVTRNLDAPPTPSETLATLFDGPTEEEQQRGLVSLIPPDTGLEEIELDSGGRLTLDLTMEWSLLQGPDELVAYAQVVLTATDLPEVNSVRFQVEGEPIAEVPTDDEPKTQVTGDDYRELDPSV